A stretch of Pseudomonas sp. LRP2-20 DNA encodes these proteins:
- a CDS encoding type I secretion system permease/ATPase: MNDTVKLTQAAQEQNPEQAVVHRPDLGPWLEVMLQVAHHYRLDVSPQRIRLAAVEDARPLDEILRHMARQAGLTLRFVRYDAKALRQWRTPLVLELDDGQLATVEAVTEENELAVVFAGDQRLTSRLPREALEGRINRVALMRPARPLRDVRTDDYTAPYDRHWFARIVLRDLRPYGQVMVASLVANVLALAGVLFSMQVYDRVIPAESLPTLYVLFGGVVLALVFDFSMRLLRLKVTDLLGKRADLRVSDLVYGHALRLRNSARPKSTGSFISQLRELESIRDLITSSTATALADLPFFLLFLFVFWLIGGVLVFIPLVALLAMVIPGLLAQRRLAVLANASMRESSLRNAMLVESIQGLDEIKALQAEARFERQWNQYNAACAHTSLRLRTLTNGLVTWTQNVQGAVFAVVIVIGAPMVIAGDLTTGSLVAASMLSSRMMAPLAQLTHVLTRWQQAKVALQGLDKLMQSPVDHPEGEARVHLPAIRGEYALRQATFRYSPEAPPVLSIGQLHIEPGERIAVLGRNGAGKSTLLQALGGAMDLSQGEVSLDGIAMAHLDPADLRRDVGLLAQYARLFHGTLRENLTLGAGQASDQELVAALAATGALEFVRHLPKGLDHLILEGGQGLSGGQRQALVLSRLLVRQPQVLLLDEPTASLDDVTERKLLDNLDRFCQGRTLVIATHRLSVLQRVERIIVLDGGRIVIDDKRDAALAKLQGAQA, encoded by the coding sequence ATGAACGATACCGTGAAGCTGACCCAGGCCGCTCAGGAGCAGAACCCGGAGCAGGCGGTGGTACATCGGCCCGACCTGGGCCCCTGGCTGGAAGTGATGCTGCAAGTCGCCCATCACTATCGCCTGGACGTCTCACCCCAGCGCATTCGCCTGGCAGCGGTCGAAGATGCGCGCCCGCTGGATGAAATTCTCCGGCACATGGCGCGCCAGGCTGGCCTGACCTTGCGCTTCGTGCGCTACGACGCCAAGGCCCTGCGCCAATGGCGCACGCCACTGGTGCTGGAACTGGACGATGGCCAGCTGGCCACGGTCGAGGCGGTGACCGAAGAAAACGAGCTGGCCGTGGTCTTCGCCGGCGACCAGCGCCTGACCTCGCGCCTGCCCCGCGAGGCGCTTGAAGGGCGTATCAACCGCGTGGCATTGATGCGCCCGGCGCGGCCGCTGCGCGATGTGCGCACCGACGACTACACCGCGCCCTATGATCGGCACTGGTTCGCCCGCATCGTGCTGCGCGACCTGCGCCCCTACGGCCAGGTGATGGTCGCCTCGCTGGTGGCCAACGTGCTGGCCCTGGCCGGGGTACTGTTCTCGATGCAGGTGTACGACCGGGTGATCCCCGCCGAATCCCTGCCAACCCTGTACGTGCTGTTTGGCGGTGTGGTGCTGGCGCTGGTGTTCGACTTCAGCATGCGCCTGCTGAGGTTGAAGGTTACCGACCTGCTCGGCAAGCGTGCCGACTTGCGGGTGTCCGACCTGGTCTACGGGCATGCGCTGCGCCTGCGCAACTCGGCCCGGCCGAAATCCACCGGCTCGTTCATCTCGCAATTACGCGAGCTGGAGTCGATCCGCGACCTGATCACCTCGAGCACCGCCACCGCCTTGGCCGACCTGCCGTTCTTCCTGCTGTTCCTGTTTGTGTTCTGGCTGATCGGTGGGGTGCTGGTATTCATCCCGCTGGTGGCGCTGCTGGCCATGGTCATCCCGGGCCTGCTCGCACAACGGCGCCTGGCGGTACTGGCCAATGCCTCGATGCGTGAATCTTCGCTGCGCAATGCCATGCTGGTGGAAAGCATCCAGGGCCTGGACGAGATCAAGGCGCTGCAGGCCGAGGCGCGTTTCGAGCGCCAGTGGAACCAGTACAACGCCGCCTGCGCGCACACCAGCCTGCGCCTGCGCACCCTGACCAACGGCCTGGTGACCTGGACCCAGAACGTGCAGGGCGCGGTGTTTGCCGTGGTCATCGTGATCGGCGCACCGATGGTGATTGCCGGCGACCTCACCACCGGTAGCCTGGTCGCCGCCTCGATGCTGTCGTCTCGGATGATGGCACCACTGGCGCAGCTGACCCATGTGTTGACCCGCTGGCAGCAGGCCAAGGTGGCCCTGCAGGGCCTGGACAAACTGATGCAGTCGCCGGTCGACCACCCTGAAGGTGAAGCCCGCGTACACTTGCCGGCCATCCGTGGCGAATATGCCCTGCGCCAAGCCACCTTCCGCTACAGCCCGGAAGCCCCACCGGTACTGAGCATCGGCCAGCTGCACATAGAGCCCGGCGAGCGCATCGCCGTGCTAGGGCGCAACGGCGCCGGCAAATCGACCTTGCTGCAGGCCCTGGGCGGCGCCATGGACCTGAGCCAGGGCGAAGTCAGCCTCGATGGCATCGCCATGGCCCACCTCGACCCGGCCGACCTGCGCCGTGACGTCGGCCTTCTGGCCCAGTACGCCCGGCTGTTCCATGGCACCCTGCGGGAGAACCTCACCCTCGGCGCCGGCCAGGCCAGCGACCAGGAACTGGTGGCCGCGCTGGCCGCCACCGGTGCGCTGGAGTTCGTCCGCCACCTGCCCAAGGGCCTCGACCACCTGATCCTCGAAGGTGGCCAGGGCCTGTCCGGCGGGCAGCGTCAGGCCCTGGTACTGTCTCGCCTGCTGGTACGCCAGCCCCAGGTACTGCTGCTCGACGAACCCACCGCCTCGCTCGACGACGTCACCGAACGCAAGCTGCTGGATAACCTTGATCGCTTCTGCCAGGGCCGCACCCTGGTGATCGCAACGCACCGCTTGAGCGTGCTGCAGCGGGTCGAACGCATCATCGTGCTGGACGGCGGGCGTATCGTCATCGACGACAAACGCGACGCTGCCCTGGCCAAGCTGCAAGGAGCGCAGGCATGA
- a CDS encoding YkgJ family cysteine cluster protein gives MNDSLRFACTGCGKCCTGHHVPLTLAEARQWATAGGQVIVLIEAFVTDGPGMPAEQREHVMRRSYPVPCGGSEARVSVTFAAFNPGRCRNLDDNDLCTIYESRPLVCRIYPVEINPHIPLRPENKDCPPEAWEQGPELIHGSLPVDPALTALVQASRQADRDDIAAKVAICEALGMTTSALKGNGFTAYLPEMAAFAGVLAQAPSGTGAEWMLHVEQPGLVNDLQAQGLRTTAETPVYYAFIGF, from the coding sequence GTGAACGACAGCCTGCGCTTTGCCTGTACCGGTTGCGGCAAGTGCTGCACCGGCCACCATGTGCCATTGACCTTGGCCGAGGCACGCCAGTGGGCGACGGCCGGTGGCCAGGTGATCGTGTTGATCGAAGCCTTCGTGACCGATGGGCCAGGCATGCCTGCAGAGCAGCGCGAGCATGTGATGCGCCGCTCGTACCCGGTGCCTTGTGGCGGCAGCGAAGCCCGCGTTTCGGTGACCTTTGCCGCGTTCAACCCAGGGCGCTGTCGCAACCTCGACGACAACGACCTGTGCACCATCTATGAAAGCCGGCCACTGGTCTGCCGCATCTATCCGGTGGAGATCAACCCGCATATTCCTTTGCGGCCAGAGAACAAGGACTGCCCGCCCGAGGCCTGGGAACAGGGGCCTGAACTGATCCATGGGTCGCTGCCGGTGGACCCGGCGTTAACGGCGCTGGTGCAGGCTTCGCGGCAGGCGGATCGCGATGATATCGCGGCCAAGGTGGCCATCTGCGAGGCGCTGGGGATGACTACCAGCGCGCTTAAAGGCAATGGGTTTACTGCTTACCTGCCAGAGATGGCGGCCTTTGCCGGGGTGCTGGCACAGGCGCCATCTGGGACCGGGGCTGAGTGGATGCTGCATGTCGAGCAGCCTGGGCTGGTGAATGATTTGCAGGCTCAGGGATTGCGGACCACTGCTGAAAC
- a CDS encoding TolC family outer membrane protein, whose translation MKRRSPLSPLWLGAFGLLVVNLNPVAQAADDIDPRLRTIGPSLMRDAPDAIPARPPSGQAASHGDRLGLAEAVLTAAQWHPSIAEAVGNLYKQGEGINVARAGYYPQISGGIRTGYDSGYGGDRNSQALNLSLKQMLYDFGKVDSAVSAAQAAATRAQANILLVVDDLARDTAYAWIETRRYEQLMVIARDQIRGVGDIAGMARQRSDMGASTRSDVVQAESRVEGARATLEEYQSQYERWRSTLAELLGRVAPPALAEEQPPELNQACKRASGSSDRLPAVLMALALRAQSQAELAQAKAEAYPTLSLQPQVNHYLDNDYNRDNRSLDRTQAGIYLNVEVPIYQGGAISARSRAAGHALSAADSAEDAARLQARRGLAEAMAQTSGLGRRLNSLEARQASIQEARELYGRQYLDLGTRPLLDLLNAEQEIYQSRFELAGTRSDLLRLDVDCLYNTGALRTAFGLEGRNLQGVEIEP comes from the coding sequence GTGAAGCGACGCAGTCCGCTGTCACCGCTGTGGCTGGGAGCCTTCGGGCTCCTGGTAGTGAACCTGAACCCGGTTGCCCAGGCAGCCGATGACATAGACCCCAGACTGCGCACCATCGGCCCGTCGCTGATGCGCGACGCGCCCGATGCCATCCCCGCCCGCCCGCCTTCCGGCCAGGCCGCCAGCCATGGCGACCGGCTGGGGCTGGCCGAGGCGGTGTTGACCGCCGCGCAGTGGCACCCGAGCATCGCCGAAGCAGTCGGCAACCTGTACAAGCAGGGCGAAGGCATCAACGTCGCCCGTGCCGGCTATTACCCACAGATTTCCGGCGGTATCCGCACCGGCTATGACAGCGGCTACGGCGGCGACCGCAACAGCCAGGCGCTGAACCTGTCGTTGAAACAGATGCTCTACGACTTCGGCAAGGTCGACAGTGCCGTCAGTGCCGCCCAGGCCGCCGCTACCCGGGCCCAGGCCAATATTTTGCTGGTGGTCGACGACCTCGCCCGCGACACCGCCTACGCCTGGATCGAAACCCGCCGCTATGAACAGCTGATGGTGATTGCCCGCGACCAGATCCGCGGCGTCGGCGACATCGCCGGCATGGCCCGCCAACGCAGCGACATGGGCGCCAGCACGCGCTCTGACGTAGTCCAGGCCGAATCACGGGTGGAAGGTGCCCGCGCCACCCTCGAGGAATACCAGTCGCAGTACGAACGCTGGCGTTCGACCCTGGCCGAACTGCTTGGCCGGGTAGCGCCGCCGGCCCTCGCCGAGGAACAACCGCCAGAGCTGAACCAGGCCTGCAAGCGCGCCTCAGGCAGCAGCGACCGGCTGCCGGCCGTGCTCATGGCCCTGGCCTTGCGTGCCCAGTCCCAGGCCGAACTGGCCCAGGCCAAGGCCGAAGCCTACCCCACGCTGTCGCTGCAACCACAGGTCAATCACTACCTGGACAACGACTACAACCGCGACAACCGCAGCCTGGACCGTACCCAGGCGGGCATCTACCTGAACGTCGAGGTGCCCATCTACCAGGGCGGAGCCATCAGCGCCCGCAGCCGCGCCGCCGGCCATGCCCTGAGCGCCGCCGACTCCGCCGAAGACGCCGCACGCCTGCAAGCCCGCCGCGGCCTGGCCGAAGCCATGGCACAGACGTCCGGGCTGGGCCGGCGCCTCAACTCGCTGGAGGCGCGCCAGGCCAGCATCCAGGAAGCCCGCGAACTGTATGGCCGGCAGTACCTGGACCTGGGCACCCGGCCACTGCTCGACCTGCTCAACGCCGAGCAGGAGATCTACCAGTCACGCTTCGAACTTGCCGGCACCCGCTCCGACCTGCTGCGCCTGGATGTCGACTGCCTGTACAACACCGGCGCCCTGCGTACCGCCTTCGGGCTGGAAGGGCGCAACCTGCAAGGGGTGGAAATCGAGCCATGA
- a CDS encoding chemotaxis protein — MATQNARADSLSLLLFTLRSGKLMAINLLKVSEIIPCPPLTKLPESHPHVKGVATLRGNSLSVIDLSRAIGERPLADPDGGCLIVTEISRSRQGLHVQAVSRIVHCLSTDIKPPPFGSGNRSFITGVTRVDNTLVQVLDIEKVIHGIAPPEPEPQPGELSEEDASLLAAANILVVDDSQVALQQSVHTLRNLGIECHTARSAKDAINVLLELQGTAQEINIIVSDIEMSEMDGYAFTRTLRETPDFQHLYVLLHTSLDSAMSSEKARLAGANAILTKFSSPDLTDCLVTAARTVVFAER, encoded by the coding sequence ATGGCCACGCAAAATGCCCGCGCGGATTCGCTGTCCCTGCTGCTGTTCACCCTGCGCAGCGGCAAGCTGATGGCAATCAACTTGCTCAAGGTCAGCGAGATCATCCCCTGCCCGCCCCTGACCAAGCTGCCCGAATCGCACCCGCACGTGAAAGGCGTGGCGACCCTGCGCGGCAATTCGCTGTCGGTGATCGACCTGTCCCGCGCCATCGGCGAACGCCCGCTGGCCGACCCGGACGGCGGCTGCCTGATCGTCACCGAGATCAGCCGCTCGCGCCAGGGCCTGCACGTGCAGGCGGTGAGCCGCATCGTCCATTGCCTGAGCACCGACATCAAGCCGCCGCCGTTCGGTTCGGGCAACCGTTCGTTCATCACCGGCGTGACTCGGGTCGACAACACGCTGGTGCAGGTGCTGGACATCGAAAAGGTCATCCACGGCATCGCCCCGCCCGAGCCGGAGCCACAACCGGGTGAGCTGAGCGAGGAAGACGCCAGCCTGCTGGCCGCCGCCAACATCCTGGTGGTCGACGACAGCCAGGTGGCGCTGCAGCAGTCCGTGCACACCCTGCGTAACCTCGGTATCGAGTGCCACACCGCACGCAGCGCCAAGGATGCGATAAACGTGCTGTTGGAGCTTCAAGGCACCGCGCAGGAGATCAACATCATCGTCTCGGACATCGAAATGTCCGAGATGGACGGTTATGCCTTCACCCGCACCCTGCGCGAGACGCCGGACTTCCAGCACCTCTACGTGCTTTTGCACACCTCGCTGGACAGCGCCATGAGCAGCGAGAAAGCCAGGCTGGCCGGGGCCAATGCCATCCTCACCAAGTTCTCTTCGCCCGACCTGACCGACTGCCTGGTGACGGCGGCGCGGACCGTGGTGTTTGCCGAGCGCTGA
- a CDS encoding HlyD family type I secretion periplasmic adaptor subunit encodes MSNHELPASYLDGQDDQAVLRAGRVITLCAIMLAAFLAWAAWFEVTEVSTGTGKVIPSSREQVIQSFEGGIVAEMNVAEGDLVERGQVLAQLDPTKTASSVGESEAKYRAAKASVARLRAEVTGKPLSFPESLRDSPDLIDAETALYETRRRGLEQTLAGIEDSLRLVRAELKITENLAKMGASSRVEVIRLNRQRSELELKANEARSDYLVRAREELAKASAEADSLSEVIRGRSDSLTRLTLRSPVRGIVKDIEVNTLGGVVQPGGQVMKIVPMDERLLIETRIAPRDIAFIHPDQAAKVKISAYDYSVYGGLDGKVVGISPDTLQDEVKPEIYYYRVFIRTEQDSLTNKAGKHFAIVPGMIATVDIRTGEKTILDYLIKPLNRAREALRER; translated from the coding sequence ATGAGCAACCACGAACTCCCCGCGTCCTACCTGGACGGCCAGGATGACCAGGCGGTGCTGCGCGCCGGCCGTGTCATCACGCTTTGCGCCATCATGCTCGCCGCGTTCCTGGCCTGGGCGGCCTGGTTCGAGGTGACCGAAGTCTCCACCGGCACCGGCAAGGTGATCCCCAGTTCACGCGAGCAGGTGATCCAGTCGTTCGAAGGCGGCATCGTCGCTGAAATGAACGTGGCCGAAGGCGACCTGGTCGAACGCGGCCAGGTGCTGGCCCAGCTCGACCCGACCAAGACCGCCTCCAGCGTTGGCGAAAGCGAGGCCAAGTACCGTGCGGCCAAAGCCAGCGTCGCGCGGCTGCGTGCCGAGGTCACCGGCAAACCGCTGAGTTTCCCCGAAAGCCTGCGCGACTCGCCCGACCTGATCGACGCCGAGACGGCACTGTACGAAACCCGCCGCCGTGGCCTGGAGCAGACCTTGGCCGGCATCGAGGACTCACTGCGGCTGGTGCGTGCGGAGCTGAAGATCACCGAGAACCTGGCCAAGATGGGGGCCTCCAGCCGGGTCGAAGTGATCCGCCTGAACCGCCAGCGCTCGGAACTGGAACTCAAGGCCAACGAAGCGCGCTCCGACTACCTGGTACGTGCCCGCGAAGAACTGGCCAAGGCCAGTGCCGAAGCCGACAGCCTGTCGGAAGTGATCCGCGGGCGCAGCGATTCGCTGACACGCCTGACCCTGCGCTCGCCGGTACGCGGCATCGTCAAGGACATCGAGGTCAACACCCTGGGCGGCGTAGTGCAGCCCGGCGGCCAGGTGATGAAGATCGTGCCGATGGACGAGCGCTTGCTGATCGAAACACGTATCGCCCCACGCGACATCGCCTTCATCCACCCCGATCAGGCCGCCAAGGTCAAGATCAGCGCCTATGACTACTCGGTGTATGGCGGCCTGGATGGCAAGGTGGTGGGGATATCGCCGGATACCCTGCAGGACGAGGTGAAACCGGAGATCTACTACTACCGGGTGTTCATCCGCACCGAGCAGGACAGCCTGACCAACAAGGCCGGCAAGCACTTCGCGATCGTACCGGGGATGATTGCCACGGTGGATATCCGCACCGGCGAGAAGACCATTCTCGATTACCTGATCAAGCCGCTGAACCGCGCCCGCGAAGCCCTGCGCGAACGCTGA